In one window of Meleagris gallopavo isolate NT-WF06-2002-E0010 breed Aviagen turkey brand Nicholas breeding stock chromosome 4, Turkey_5.1, whole genome shotgun sequence DNA:
- the LOC116216608 gene encoding keratin, type II cytoskeletal 3-like produces MSRQSVCRSFGGGSRRGYSSCSAIGGGFGGSGGRSRISYSSFSTSRGTGGGGRCGGFSSRSLHNMGGSGRISMGGSYGGGYGCRIVGLGGGYGGGFGSIGGGVIGGGVGSFGGPVRGGPGFPGGIQPVQVDPTLLRPVHVDIDPQIQQVKCQEKEQIKTLNNQFASFIDKVRFLEQQNKVLSTKWELLQQQGPSGPRKNLDVIFENYIQGLRRRLESLLGQRGELESELQNMRQYVEEYKTKYEEEINRRTAAENEFVVLKKGEDTPIQNASTHAPRCHTFRAGDKYAESLQTLVSRIPIEDWETSNMPKAI; encoded by the exons ATGTCCCGGCAGTCTGTCTGCAGAAGCTTtggaggtggcagcagaaggggCTACAGCTCTTGCTCTGCCATCGGCGGTGGCTTTGGAGGAAGTGGTGGCAGGAGCAGGATCAGCTACAGCTCATTCTCCACATCCCGGGGAACTGGAGGCGGCGGACGCTGTGGAGGTTTCAGCAGCAGGAGCCTCCATAACATGGGTGGCAGCGGAAGGATTTCCATGGGTGGCTCTTATGGCGGAGGATACGGATGTAGAATTGTTGGCCTTGGTGGAGGCTATGGAGGAGGATTTGGCAGCATTGGAGGAGGTGTAATTGGTGGAGGAGTAGGCAGCTTTGGTGGCCCTGTGAGAGGTGGCCCTGGGttccctggaggcatccaacCGGTGCAGGTTGACCCAACCCTCCTGCGGCCGGTCCATGTTGACATTGACCCTCAGATCCAACAAGTGAAGTGCCAGGAGAAGGAGCAGATCAAGACCCTTAACAACCAGTTTGCCTCCTTCATTGACAAG GTGCGCTTCCTggagcagcagaacaaggtTCTCTCCACCAAGTgggagctcctgcagcagcaagggCCCTCGGGACCCAGGAAGAACCTGGATGTCATCTTTGAGAATTACATCCAGGGCCTAAGGAGGAGGTTGGAGTCTCTGTTGGGACAGCGGGGAGAGCTGGAATCCGAGCTGCAGAACATGCGCCAATACGTGGAGGAGTACAAAACCAA GTATGAGGAAGAGATCAACAGGCGCACTGCTGCTGAGAATGAGTTTGTGGTGCTGAAGAAG GGTGAAGACACTCCCATCCAAAACGCCAGCACTCACGCCCCAAGATGTCATACCTTCCGAGCGGGAGACAAATATGCTGAGTCTCTTCAAACTTTGGTGTCACGAATTCCCATTGAAGATTGGGAAACTTCTAATATGCCGAAGGCAATTTAA